One window of Stigmatopora nigra isolate UIUO_SnigA chromosome 14, RoL_Snig_1.1, whole genome shotgun sequence genomic DNA carries:
- the egr1 gene encoding early growth response protein 1 yields MAAAKTEMLLPALQISEPLNFPHSPMDNYPKLEEVMMLSSAGTPFLAASAPEAAGFASGEPGEPYDHLTGDTLPEISFHCEKAVGDQTYPTPRLPPISYTGHFTLEPATACGNSLWVEPILGVFTGLMNNLPATSLSSGGNSQNASSSSSAATSTSSSSSPSSTSSSSQSTSLTSSLHQHHQHHQHQHKEPNPIYSAAPTYPNPNSDVFPEQGQAFAAPGGAAHYPPPAYPNGKSCGASFPVPMIPDYLFPQQQGEISLVAPDQKPFHNPSSQPSLTPLSTIKAFATQTGSQELKGVYTSQLIKPSRMRKYPSRPSKTPPHERPYACPVETCDRRFSRSDELTRHIRIHTGQKPFQCRICMRNFSRSDHLTTHIRTHTGEKPFACDICGRKFARSDERKRHTKIHLRQKDKKAEKAPGGTAPSSASVPTPVPIPTSAASPASSYPSPMTPYPSPVSSYPSPVTSCYSSPAHASYPSPSIATTYPSVSMSGAFQSQVTSPFHSSVASNLYSSPVPTPLADLQSTLSPRTVEIC; encoded by the exons ATGGCCGCGGCCAAGACGGAGATGCTCCTCCCGGCGCTGCAGATCTCGGAGCCGCTCAACTTCCCCCACTCTCCCATGGATAACTACCCCAAGCTGGAGGAGGTGATGATGCTGAGCTCGGCGGGGACCCCCTTCCTGGCAGCCTCCGCGCCCGAAGCCGCCGGCTTTGCCTCCGGTGAACCGGGGGAGCCCTACGACCACCTGACTGGGG ATACCCTCCCCGAGATCTCCTTCCACTGCGAGAAAGCGGTGGGGGATCAGACGTACCCCACGCCTCGCCTGCCCCCCATCTCCTACACGGGCCACTTCACCCTGGAGCCCGCCACGGCCTGCGGCAACAGCCTCTGGGTGGAGCCCATTCTGGGCGTGTTCACGGGTCTGATGAACAACCTTCCGGCCACGTCGCTCTCTTCCGGGGGCAACTCTCAGAACGCCTCTTCGTCCTCGTCGGCCGCCACGTCCACCTCTTCGTCCTCGTCCCCCTCGTCTACCTCGTCGTCGTCGCAGAGCACCAGCCTGACGTCGTCGCTCCACCagcaccaccagcaccaccagCACCAGCACAAAGAGCCCAACCCCATCTACTCGGCCGCCCCCACCTACCCCAACCCCAACTCGGACGTCTTTCCCGAGCAGGGCCAGGCCTTCGCCGCTCCGGGCGGGGCGGCGCACTACCCCCCGCCCGCCTACCCCAACGGCAAGAGCTGCGGCGCCAGCTTCCCGGTGCCCATGATCCCCGACTACCTTTTCCCGCAGCAGCAGGGCGAGATCAGCCTGGTGGCCCCGGACCAGAAACCCTTCCACAACCCTTCCAGCCAGCCCTCCCTGACCCCCCTGTCCACCATCAAGGCCTTCGCCACGCAGACGGGCTCTCAAGAGCTGAAGGGCGTGTACACGTCTCAGCTGATCAAGCCCAGCCGCATGCGCAAGTACCCCAGCCGCCCCAGCAAGACCCCGCCCCACGAGAGACCCTACGCCTGCCCGGTGGAGACGTGCGACCGGCGCTTCTCGCGCTCGGACGAGCTGACGCGCCACATCCGCATCCACACGGGTCAGAAGCCCTTCCAGTGCCGCATCTGCATGCGCAACTTCAGCCGTAGCGATCACCTGACCACGCACATCCGCACGCACACGGGGGAGAAGCCCTTCGCCTGCGACATCTGCGGACGCAAGTTTGCCCGCAGCGACGAGCGCAAGAGGCACACCAAGATCCACCTGCGGCAGAAGGACAAGAAGGCGGAGAAGGCGCCGGGCGGGACGGCGCCGTCCTCGGCCTCGGTCCCGACCCCGGTCCCCATCCCCACCTCGGCGGCCTCGCCCGCCTCCAGCTACCCCTCGCCCATGACCCCCTACCCGTCTCCCGTGTCCTCTTACCCGTCCCCCGTCACCTCCTGCTACTCGTCCCCGGCCCACGCCTCCTACCCGTCCCCGTCCATCGCCACCACCTACCCTTCCGTGTCCATGTCGGGCGCCTTCCAGTCCCAGGTGACCTCCCCGTTCCATTCGTCGGTGGCCTCCAACCTGTACAGCTCCCCGGTACCGACCCCCCTGGCGGACCTCCAGAGCACCCTTTCCCCCAGGACGGTCGAGATCTGCTAA